CTGCTCACATCCACCGCCCACGGCCGCGCCTGGCGCACGGCCGCAGCCACGTTCTCCGGATGCAGCCCACCGGCAAGCACGATCGGGCGATCCGGCGACGAGGGTACGCTGCTCCAGTCAAAGACCCTGCCACTGCCACCCTGTTCCCCGGCGCCATGCCCGTCCAGCACGAAACCGGCGGCATTGGGGTGGCTTGCCATGAGGGTGCCGGGATCGGCGCCGCCCGCCATGGGCACGACCTTGATGTAGGGCCGGGAGAACGATTCACAAAACGCCGCGTCCTCATCACCGTGAAACTGCAGCAGGTCAACGGCGACGCCGTCGAGCACGTGACGGACACGCTGCCCGGACGCATTCATGAACAACGCGGTGACGGTCACGAAGGGTGGCAGAGCGGACCGGATCGCGCGGGCAGCCCCGACATCGATGCCCCGCGGGCTGGCATCGTGGAAAACCAGACCAATGGCGTCGGCACCAAGGTGCGCTGCGCTGCGGGCATCCTCCGCCCGGGTCAGACCGCAGATTTTCACACGCGTGCGCACGCGCTCCACCCCATGTCGGTAAAACGTTGAATGGTAACCCGGCGGCGGAAGTCAGGCAAAGCGCGGCGGCGCTGGCGGCGCCGGCAGGCGGAACGCCTCGGGGTAGTCCACGGCCACCATGTACAGGCCCGCAGCCGGCGCGGTCATGCCCCCAACGGTGCGGTCGCGGGCACTCAGGACCTCCGCCACCCAGTCGGGGGGGCGTTCTCCCGCCCCCACGGTCATCAGGGTGCCGGCGATATTGCGCACCATGTGATGCAGAAAGGCGTTCGCACTCACGTCCAGGTAGATGAAATCCCCGTCGCGGGCCACATCCACCCGGGTCACCTCCCTCCACGCATGAGCCGCCTGACAGGCCACCGCACGAAATGACGTGAAGTCCCGTTCGCCGAGCAGGTGCTGCGCGCCGGCGTGCATGCGTTGCGCATCCAGGGGTTTCCAGGTCCAGGCAACCTGGCCGTGCAGCCAGGCGGGGCGCACGGGCCGGTTCAGGATCACGTACCGGTAGTGGCGCTGCAGCGCACTCCGCCGCGCATCGAACATGGGCGCCACTGGCTGCGCCCAGGTCAGCGCGATGTCATCGGGCAGATAGGTGGTGCCACCGAGACGCCAGCCATGCATGTTGCGCCGCGCCGGTGTATCGAAGTGGATCACCTGGCCGAGGCCGTGCACACCGGCGTCGGTCCGCCCTGCACAGACGACCTGGACGGGGTGATCGGCCACCCGCGACAACGCCGCCTCCACCCGCGCCTGCACGGAGTCGCAGTGGTGCTGCTGCTGCCAGCCTGCATAGCGGCCGCCCAGGTACTCGACCCCCATGGCAATGCGCATGGAGCTGGTGCCGTTGCTTGCGTGAACACTCTCGGTCATGACGCTCCCGCGCTTACTGTACAGGCCCGGCGCTGGCCAGGACGCCGATACCCACCAACACCGGCAGGAGCCACTGCCACGGCGGCATGGGCGGTAGCCGGGGAATCCGGATCGTTGCGGGAGGCGCCTCGTCCGCGCGACGCAGGGCATCCTCGACCAGTGTCGCGCCGAGTGCGGCAACGCGTTCCTGCCAGGGCACACCTGCGGTTGCCGCGCGGGCCCGGGCGATCTGCTCCCGCAGCGCCGGCGCCGCCTCCAGCACGAGCACCAGCCTGAGTGCAAAGCGATCGGCGTCCACTCCCACGGCTGCAAATGGGCGCAGCCACCAGTGCAACGCCGCGATCAGCCACTGTCGCGCAGTGGACGCCAGCAGCAACTGAACGGCCACAACCAGGTAGCCAAGGGCGAGCAGGCGCTCAAGGCCGCCGAGCATCCCCTGGCGGGTCGGCATCAGCATGGACTCGGACGCGACCAGCGGTGTCCCGGGCGTCAGCCAGGCGTAGAAGACCAGTATGGTGAGGAACAACCAGCGCAGACGCCACAGGCTCCGCGCGACCACCGTCGGAGACAGCCGGACACGCCAGCATCCGAACGCCAGGCCCAGCGCGGGCAGGACGAGCCCCAGCCAGCCGGGCCGTGCCACCATCACCGCCAGACTGACCAGCCACAGAATGCGTGCCGCCGGATGGAGCCGCACGGCGTTCACCACCACGAGGCCCCGCCGTGGCTACTCGGCTTCGGCGTACAGTGTCCGCGCCTCGGCCTTCTGGGAGTCCGACCCTTCTTCCAGCACTTCGTCCAGCAGGGAGCGGGCGCCTTCGCTGTCGCCCATGTCGAGATAGGCGCGGGCAAGGTCCAGCTTGGTGCTGTTCTCATCACCGACGTCAAACAGCGCATCGTCGGGGTCCTCGGCCGATTCGGTGCCCGCGGTGGCTTCCGCGTCAGCGGTGTCCGGGGCGGCCGGCTCCGTGGCGGCACCAGAATCGCGGGCATCCTCCGCCGGCCCGAGCTCGTCACTCACCGTCTCCGGCGCGTAACCAAGACCCTCTTCTTCATCGCCGGCCCCGGTACCGGTATCCAGGTCATCGAGACTGAATGTCAGGGCATCGTCGTCTTCACCATCCGGCGACGCCGCGGTCTCGCCGGTCTCGGGTTCCGGGCGATCCGGCACTTCGAAATCGAGGCTGAATGCGTCATCGTCAAGCCCACCTGTGCCGCCGGCCTCCGCCGGCTCCGCCGCAGTCTCCCGCGGACCGTCCGGGGCTGCCATGTCGTCCAGTTCGAAATCGAGGCTGAAGGCATCGTCCTCCGTCCCCTCGCCCGGGTCGTCCGCCGGGGCTGCCGCGGTCGCGTCCCGTTTCTCCGCGGGTTCGGCGGGCGGCTCGTCGAGGCTGAACTCCAGGTCACTGAAGTCATCCTCGTCGGCCTCGTCGGTCGCCTCCGCCGGTACCGGTGCGGCGGGCTCGGGCTGCTCGTCCCCGGCGGGCTGCTCCGCGAGCATGCCGGCAAAGGGATCATTCTCGTCCGCCGGCTCCGGCGGCATGAGCGGTGCGTCGTCGGCGCCACCGAACAGGGGGTTCTCGGGGGCGATCTCCCGCCCCATCTCACTGGCACGCTGCCAGACCGGGTCCGTCTCGCCATCCACCAGGCCATACAGGGCCTGGGCATCCGCTTCGAATGCCGGCCGATCACCGCTGAGCGAGTGAGCCTCCAGCAGCTTCAGCCGCAGATCCTTGCGCTCCGGGTCTTCCGCCACCGCCGTGGTCAGCAGGTTCCTGGCCTGATCGTAGCGGCCGTAGGCCAGGTTGATCTCCGCCTCTTCCACCGGATCGGCTCCACCGGCACGGGTGATCGCGGGCTCGAACTCGTCGTCCACCAGGGGCCGGGACGCATCGTCGGCCGCCTGCCCGGGTTCATCGCCGGCATCTTCGTCCTGCGCTGCAGACCCGGCAGCCATTGCCGCGGCCAGACTCGCCTCCACCTCCTCCGAGGCGTCGGTGGCGGCATTGCGGCGGCGGCGGACGATCAGCAACGCGAGCAGCATCAGCGCTGCCAGTGCGGCACCGGCAAGACTGAGGTTGCGCGGGTCCTCCCAGGGGGCCTGCGGCTGCGTGGCAGCGGGCTCATCCACTGCGGTTCCGGCGGGGTCCTGCTCGTCACCGGCCGCGACCGCTTCGTCGGTATCCGCAGCTTCCTCGGCCGCGACGGCCTCTTCGTCCTCGTCGGTCACCCCGGGCTCGTCATCCGCCAGCGGCACGTCCTCCTCCGCCGGCTCCTGGGGCATCCCGGGCAGCGCACCCTGGACCTGCACATCGAGAGTCCGCTCCAGGGCCTCGACCCGCTCCAGCAGTTCATCGGTCTGGGCGCGCAGCCGCTCGTTCTCCGAGCGCAGGGACGCCTCGTCCTCCCGCGCGGCAGCCAGCTCGGCCTGGAGACGGGCAACGGTCTCGGGGCTGGCATCCACGTCCTCGTCCAGGAGCGACGCGGTGGCATCGTCACCGGCCGTGTCCCCGGCCGCCACCACCTCGAGCCGCCCGTCCACTACGTCGGGCTGATCGGCTTCATCCGCCACTTCCGACTCGTCCGGCGGCGCCGGGTCCGGAGCGCGTCCGGCCTGCCACGCCTCAACCTGGCGGGAGTACTCCTGCCGGGCGTCAGCCGCGGACAGCGCCACGGCCTCATCCCGGTCCGGCACCCGGAGGATGGCACCAGCCCGGACGTTGTTGACGTTGTCGTCGATGAAGGCGTCCGGGTTCGCCGCCAGCAGCGCCATCATCATCTGGTGCACCGAGGCGTCCGTCCCCTGGCGCGCCTCGTCGGCAATCTCCCAGAGCGTGTCATTGCTCTGTACTTCAATCTCCTCGGGGGCATCCGCCACCGGATCCGGCTCTCCCGGATCGCCCGGGGTGGCAGTGGCAACGTCTTCATCCGCCGGCGCGTCAGGCGCCGGCGCATCGGCGGGCGCCGGGGCGGCATCCTCTTCCGGGGAATGCACGGGCGGGTCCAGCAACAGGGTGTACTCCCGGACCAACCGGCCACCCGCCCAGTTGAGCTCGACCAGGAATGCCAGAAACGGTTCGCGGACCGGGTCGCTGGTGCTGACCACA
The Aquisalimonas asiatica genome window above contains:
- a CDS encoding phosphoribosylanthranilate isomerase, with amino-acid sequence MRTRVKICGLTRAEDARSAAHLGADAIGLVFHDASPRGIDVGAARAIRSALPPFVTVTALFMNASGQRVRHVLDGVAVDLLQFHGDEDAAFCESFSRPYIKVVPMAGGADPGTLMASHPNAAGFVLDGHGAGEQGGSGRVFDWSSVPSSPDRPIVLAGGLHPENVAAAVRQARPWAVDVSSGVESAPGIKDARRMASFISEVQGVQDVRVNAAID
- the truA gene encoding tRNA pseudouridine(38-40) synthase TruA; its protein translation is MTESVHASNGTSSMRIAMGVEYLGGRYAGWQQQHHCDSVQARVEAALSRVADHPVQVVCAGRTDAGVHGLGQVIHFDTPARRNMHGWRLGGTTYLPDDIALTWAQPVAPMFDARRSALQRHYRYVILNRPVRPAWLHGQVAWTWKPLDAQRMHAGAQHLLGERDFTSFRAVACQAAHAWREVTRVDVARDGDFIYLDVSANAFLHHMVRNIAGTLMTVGAGERPPDWVAEVLSARDRTVGGMTAPAAGLYMVAVDYPEAFRLPAPPAPPRFA
- a CDS encoding CbiQ family ECF transporter T component; translation: MVVNAVRLHPAARILWLVSLAVMVARPGWLGLVLPALGLAFGCWRVRLSPTVVARSLWRLRWLFLTILVFYAWLTPGTPLVASESMLMPTRQGMLGGLERLLALGYLVVAVQLLLASTARQWLIAALHWWLRPFAAVGVDADRFALRLVLVLEAAPALREQIARARAATAGVPWQERVAALGATLVEDALRRADEAPPATIRIPRLPPMPPWQWLLPVLVGIGVLASAGPVQ
- a CDS encoding FimV/HubP family polar landmark protein, producing MARRLARIAALSTVLAPSIAAALGVGSIQTESALNEPLEARIPLESADSEELETLSATLASPDAFERAGLERPFMLSQLDFEVVTDAAEPYVVVSTSDPVREPFLAFLVELNWAGGRLVREYTLLLDPPVHSPEEDAAPAPADAPAPDAPADEDVATATPGDPGEPDPVADAPEEIEVQSNDTLWEIADEARQGTDASVHQMMMALLAANPDAFIDDNVNNVRAGAILRVPDRDEAVALSAADARQEYSRQVEAWQAGRAPDPAPPDESEVADEADQPDVVDGRLEVVAAGDTAGDDATASLLDEDVDASPETVARLQAELAAAREDEASLRSENERLRAQTDELLERVEALERTLDVQVQGALPGMPQEPAEEDVPLADDEPGVTDEDEEAVAAEEAADTDEAVAAGDEQDPAGTAVDEPAATQPQAPWEDPRNLSLAGAALAALMLLALLIVRRRRNAATDASEEVEASLAAAMAAGSAAQDEDAGDEPGQAADDASRPLVDDEFEPAITRAGGADPVEEAEINLAYGRYDQARNLLTTAVAEDPERKDLRLKLLEAHSLSGDRPAFEADAQALYGLVDGETDPVWQRASEMGREIAPENPLFGGADDAPLMPPEPADENDPFAGMLAEQPAGDEQPEPAAPVPAEATDEADEDDFSDLEFSLDEPPAEPAEKRDATAAAPADDPGEGTEDDAFSLDFELDDMAAPDGPRETAAEPAEAGGTGGLDDDAFSLDFEVPDRPEPETGETAASPDGEDDDALTFSLDDLDTGTGAGDEEEGLGYAPETVSDELGPAEDARDSGAATEPAAPDTADAEATAGTESAEDPDDALFDVGDENSTKLDLARAYLDMGDSEGARSLLDEVLEEGSDSQKAEARTLYAEAE